The following is a genomic window from Onthophagus taurus isolate NC chromosome 1, IU_Otau_3.0, whole genome shotgun sequence.
atgaaaattgtatgaCCTCGGCTGATTACATGAAAAATGATATttgaaaagataataaaacaaaattttcttcttattattattattaaagcaTATATAATAAGTCTTATTCTAATAACTAACGTTTAAGCTTATTTTTTACCAAAACGGACAccctccaatataacattgacataaattttcattatcagTAGCTTGCTGTATTAATCTATCAACTTGCATTTCAATCGTTAAAGTTTCATCAATACTAAAATCATTACCggttaatttatctttaaccCTATTAACGATAGCAAccgcttttttatttttaaccacTTCCGGTTCAGAACCATCCACCATAGCCTCCGGCGATGATAACccaattttattcatattaACACTCAACGAATTAACCAAATCTTGTTCTTGCGAAAATCCGGTTGAAATCGAACCAACATCGTTAGTATTCGATCTATTTAACCGCCCTGTATCGACTAATCTCCAATTTAAAAGTGGGTCATAAACGAAAGCTTCCAAAACGGCCATAACGCTATCTTTATTTCTTCTTAAAACGCTCATAACGCTCTCACAAGTTCTTCGGTAAGTTCCTTCGATTCCGGTCACTTCCATCGCGTTTATTAACATTCTTGTTAATCGGAAGGGGATTTTTTCGGAAAACTTTTCCCTAGTCATCGCCACTTCGAAGCAATCCCCGAAATCGATGTGTAAAATCTTTCCTGATAATCGATCCAACATTAAATTCGATGGATGTCGATCTCCCAATCCCAAAATATACCCGACCATTGACATAACAGCTAACGATCTTGTACAATTCGTCCTTCGATCAAACCACACTTCCGAAGATGGACTTTTTAGCCATAATAAACGTGCTAAATCATCGCCGTGAGTATGCTCGAGAGCTTGTTCGAAAGCCTCGACTTTTTGTATTACGGTTAAATGATCGTAATCGGGTGCCATTCTCAACACGATTCGATGTTCgatgtttaataaaatctttttcttttcgcgATAATCTTTGATGAGGGTGTGTAATGTATCGCAATGTGGTACCCACCCGATTAAACCGGAATTCGTACTTAATGGAATCACCGCGTAACGTTGTATCGTGAGGTTGCAACGGACTGTGTCGGgatcttttaataataaagtatttaCAAGGCCGAATATTTGTATTACTCGCTCGTCTTGGCGTAAATCTTCGTGTCCTTTTAAAAGGAACATGTAGTCTTTACCGTTTGAACCGCGAATTAATAGTTTTCTTGGACGTTGTTTTGATGTTATgacctataaaaaaattgacaacctcaatttattaagttattaaaaattaattaaaatttatcccATTATACTAAAAATCCCATTATACTACATACTTATTCAGAATTGGACggagaacaatttttgttaataacattttgcaaaatatcCGCTAAGTGTCTCTGTGTACTGGTATGAAAAACcagttttttaggttatattaataattataggtTGTAtcggaaaatgtttcaaataatatttgttcacAATTcgatggaaaataatttttgttaataacattttttaaaatatccgcTAGGTTTCGCTATGTACTGGTATGAAAAACcagttttttaggttatgttaataattgtaGGTTGTAtcggaaaatgtttcaaataatatttgttcagAATTcgatggaaaataatttttgttaataacatttttttaaatattcgcTAGGTTTCGCTATGTACTGCTATGGAAAACcagttttttaggttatgttcttaattattggttgtagcggaaaatgttttaaataatacttgttcagaattggatggaaaataatttttgttaataacatttttcaaaatattcgcTAGGTTTCCCTATGTACTGGTATGGAAAACcagttttttaggttatgttaataattgtaGGTTGTAtcggaaaatgtttcaaacaatatttgttcAGAATTcgatggaaaataatttttgttaacaacatttttttaaatatccgcTAGATTTCGCTGTGTACTGGTATAAAAAGcagttttttaggttatgttcttaattattggtTGTAgcggaaaatattttaaataatacttgttcagaattggatggaaaataatttttgttaataacatttttcaaaattttcgctAGGTTTCGCTGTATACTGATATCGAAAACcagttttttaggttatgttcttaattattgtttgtatcaaataatgtttcaaataatacttattcaaaattggacggagaacaatttttgttaataacatttttcaaaatatccaCTAGGTGTCGCTGTGTATTGGTATGGAAAACCaagttttttaggttatgttaataattatggattgtatcgaaaaatgtttcaaattataCTTGTTCAGAATTGGatggaaaacaatttttgttaataaaattatccaaaaTATCCGCTAGGTATCGTTGTGTATCGGTATGGAAAACcagtttttttaggttatgcccttaatttttgtttgtatcggaaaatgtttcaaataacaCTTGTTCAGAATtggatggaaaataatttttgttaataacatttttcaaaatatccgCTAGGTTTCGCTGTGTACTGATATCGAAAACcagttttttaggttatggtcttaattattgtttgtatcaaataatgtttcaaataatacttattCAGAATTGGatgcaaaacaatttttgttaatagcaTTATTCAATATATCCGCTAGGTGTCGCTGTGTAGTAGTATAGAAAACCAAtctttttaggttatgttcttaattattgtttgtatcggaaaatgtttcaagtaACACTTATTCAGAATTGAACGGAGAACAATTTAGTTaacactatttttttaaatatccgcTAGGTGTCGCTGTGTACTGGTATGGAAtaccaatttttttaggttatgttaataattataggttgtatcaaaaattttttctaataatactTATTCAGAGGTGgacgaaaaataatttttgttaataacatttttcagaATAACCACTAGGTGTCGCTGTGTACTGGTATCGAAAACcagtttttttagtttatgttaataattataggTTGTATCGGaaaataatactttaattaataactggtgattattccacaaggatccttcaagaaattaattttatagcgaatttttaaagcttaatcggcgacaattgcaaaattcgaaaaaattgtcgatcatttcaaaaatttatttctcaagaactaaaagtgatttttcaaaacggctgtttgcattaaaaagaggataccttaattaataattggtgatatttccacaaggatccttcaagaaattaattttatagcgaattttgaaaattatcgatgaaattgcaacatcgaaaattttatcaaaacttcaaatattgttttctcaaaaactaaaagatatttttcaaaacgtgttggtttattggaaagaggacacttttataaacactttgggaaattttcatactcatattccaagaaatcgattttataggaattattaaagtttaatcggaggaaattgcaaaattcagaaaaattgtcgattatttcaaaaatttatttctcaagaactaaaagtgatttttcaaaacggcttttgcattaaaaagaggatactttaattaataattggtgatatttccacaaggatcctttaaaaaatgaattttatagcgaattttgaaaattatcgatgaaaattgcaacatcgaaaattttatcaaaacttcaaatattgttttctcaaaaactaaaagttatttttcaaagtgttcattggaaagaggacacttttattaacactttgggaaatttttatactcatattccaagaaatgaattttatacgaattattaaaatttaatctatataaatatatataaaatatatatatatatatttataatatttctatCTTATTTAGATAGTTAAATGCATGTTGCCTAAGTTCGCAACGTCTATAATGTCCAGTGtttcaatttcatcatttttatttttgagtgttaatgaacaatttaaaatattagtaTAATCTCATGCCCTTTACTGCCGGTATGTACTAAtagttttttgtattcttgTTCAAATTGTAGTGCAGTAGGATTGATACAATACCAACAACGTCGACTAACCGCactaaaaaaatccttaaatagtTTTGTGACAATTTAtagttaaatataatttttttttctatcgtTAGGAAAACTGTAAccattttgaataatatatttttcagaaaaataaACTATATTTTTCAGACTATAAGACGCACCTCAAATTTAAAgacgatttattgaaaaatatattttaatggtaCTTTCGGACCAGAAAACGCACCCAAAATTAAGTCCATTTTTCTATGTAAAAAGGTGCTTATAGTCTGAAAACTACGAAACTACTAAAATGTTAACGTCGCCAAAGCCAAAACACAAATGCGCACACAAGCCTTGTTTACTTAGGAGAGAATTATTCGTTTATTAGGGTTCGGTAAACATGGATAAACATTAAtcaggtaaatttattttcaaagaaaccataaaaagattggCCTGTTCGGAAATACTCGGTGATCATCGGCCGGACGGTCCGATCTGAGCGCGTCCGATTCTGGACTGAGTGAAAACGTAAACAAAACACAACGAACCACAGAGTATACAGATGCCGGACTCCGGCTAATAAATTGGCAATCCTATCTATCCTTGTTCAACAAATGAAAAATTCGTATGGTACTTTCTCTCTCACATAAACTGAAACTGTGTAGATGGCGCAATTGTCGCGTTACAGTAGTATTTAAACAAGCCAATAGATGGCaccatttatttcaaaatttttaagtcgCAAACTGGTAGAGTTAAGAGAAagcaatagatggcgctatgTATTTTAAGTCGTAAATCTGTAAATCCCACAGCTACGTCCAGTTCTGTCAGAACTAACGAACTTTCTgtgttttgtttaattattgtgcAGTTTTGCGTGTTTATCGTTTGATTATTTAAACTACTAAACAAATCTGTATCGTTTGATTATAGATTTGTTTAGCAGCTTATTTGCTTGCATAATTTAGTTTTCCTTAGTTTTATTGTCATACTTTGTTATCTTAGAATTAGTTGGTTTTTGGTGGTAAAGTAAGGACCAAAATGGATAGCATTTGCTACATTTGCGGACGTTCGGTAGAGAAAGTGGtcaagttattttgatttccattaaatatcaataagtacatttataaatttagttagatacattttttgtactaaatgaaaatttactttGATATTTTAGACAGCGATTATGGAATGAGTGCCTTGGCGTTCCTGTAGAAAACATATATTCTAGCCGAATGACAATTTGcaataaacattttacaatGGAAAGTTTTATGTTGAATAGGAATTTTAAAGAACAAAGAGAAACAGATCCGGAGACTTAAGaagaattatgaaaataaaaccacATTACTGAGAGATATGTTAAACAAACCAGAATATTTTACTCAGGtttttaaaggtaataatGTTTACTTTCCAATTATCTAATCACGAATTGAGGCAATATGTTTAAGTTTTAGTTGTGATCATAGTTAAAGCAATGCAAACCATGATTATGATAAATGATGAACTAAGAACTTAAAACTATGACTAACAATAAGACTAAAACATGTTACATGAATCTTgttcctttttgttttgtctTAATTCTGATAAATTTTGCTAGGTTTGTTATTATTTGGCtcactttaatttaagattaacTTTAAgttatagtaataataataaagcattaattaagtttcaaatatttttgcattttaattgataggaacagaaacaaataaaaagaaatattaaagttttatatcaaTTGTTAATTcggaaacaataattattttataactaaaacaacattttatcacTAATACTGtgtacttttaattttagttgttgtgtagtatttttttattctggcTGTCTTAAATCTGTTGTTTACAATAACAATTCGTATTCCTAAATTTGTCTAGAAGTTTATTTGACTTATGGAATGCTAGAGTTTTTCATGGGTTTTCCTCTAGCCTTGAAGCAAATGCTTTACCATTGTACAAAAACGCACCTTTTTGCCATGAAAacgattaaatatttaaaaatttatatttcttcttctgaagtttgcatttttatttaataatattttattgatcaTAATTCAAGATTAGGAGTctctcttaaaaatcgatgattttttttttaatcgataggaaatgagtcaaaagaggcgtaaatgataaaaaaaagtgcggaaaagtgtagtacttaccgaaaaatcactttaaagttgcgatttgacgtttctttttggaagttcaaagcaatgttaaaattgcattttcgtattaaatcctaacctgaaattgtttaatttatacccacgcacaaaataaaaagttattttcactaaacttgttgagattacaacatattttcggatgaaaaccttgtttcttaggctatcgatgcagaacgacaattaaatgtcgttagatagaattgtttctaccaaatgtgtattaatagactttgtgttaatagattgtgtatcaattgatctgtCAAATGACTGAAAGCTGAAATatctttatgttgtaaatataaatgataaataagtatagtagcttatttaatagtagtttagttaaattaaaatagttattaaaaaagacatgcttacaaaataaaaataaataaataatccgtgtgacgatagcaacaaactgtgtatttaaccaaatgacaattacaactgacaacacaagcaatgttaaccatgtattttctcgtattaaatcctaacctcaaattgtttaatttatacccacgcactaaataaaaagttattttcactaaacttgttgagattgcaacataattattcataatgatacctatgtgaagttagcccccaattaaacagaattttacatgtatagtattttaattataacatgagaaccagtgaaccgatttcgataaacaatgtctcattcgaaagcttaatccttgaccaatacgaaagtggaaatgcccgattgacgatagcaacaaacttttatccgcaatttcctatctattttattagctgatatctttcgTATTGTTAGATATAGCAGACCACTAAATGCACCATATGaaagcttgattctttctTTATGAAATCGTCGGTCCTCGTTTGCagatatgttaatattaaaatcaataaaagatgaagaacaccgctctgtacgtaaaatagcttaatattaccaaacttcaagcccttgtgcaattgttatcaaaccgaattttaaaaaactgtgttcACAATCAGAAAGAACTCTTcttcaaatatcttaatccgggtttttgtcggtcaatatctattagcatcatggttaaatcacctttaatatacatctctatatacagaaacgtttaattgctctacctctaaacaactttcttacatatttgatatgaggaaaactatagaagtatatcATGAAGTTATAGACTTAGTTATAGACACAAGGACGTTTTTGgtcaaaaaattaccaaattcacacgttttagctacttttgaacattgttgggatcaataactttcttatatcaccaggAAAAAACTTTATAACCAAGCAGCGATAGCCGCGTATTATActtacaccattagaaagaccagaaaattgtagataagatagatctatacttctatagttttccccctatcaaataagaaatttgtttaaaggaatagtaattaaacgtttttgcgtgtagggatgtatattaagggcgatttaagcatgacgccgatagacATTTACCAACGAAAACCCGGGTTAAGATAAtttaaagagcgctctttcCGAGTgtgataatagttttttaaaattcggtttgataacaattgcacaaaggcttgaagtttggtaattttaagctATTTAATCTAAGTACAGAGCCACCGCTTTGTAGTTTAAGTACAGATTGATCTTAGTATTAACTTATCGACAGACAAAgaccggttttagatagagaaagaatctctaattattatctcgaattatctctaataataagaaagatatcagctaagaaagtagataaaaaattacagatacaagtttgttgctggaAAGTTTATTGCTATCGGACAAATGTGGAGGAGGCTGAAAACTAGAATTCgtaaacataaaactaaagcAAATTCCAACATTTCTAAGCACCACATAAAGACTgaacataatataaattatggaGGAGTTGAGCTTTTACATTCgtgtaacaaattataaaaataataataactatctACTTATGAATGAACAAGTTCAACTTTTCCAGAAACCCATCTTCgtataattttacaatataCATGTTGCTTAAAAATCGTCAATCTTGCTTTTATCGATGTAATATCGCCCAAATaagaattttgtgtagaaattagattttgagttagaacatacaaaaaaaaaacaaacattataaacatttcaaacaGTCTATGTAACGACAGGCACTTAATCATTAtgacctatgcgaagttagctccaaatttttctagctcccaattagataggattttacatgtatagtattttgattataacaagaaaaccagtcaaccgatttcgataatcaaaatctcattcgaaagcttaatctttggccaatacgaaagtggaaatgcccgactCGAAATCTCTCGCGGGGTCATTTCAATGGCTGTACGcacataattaataaatt
Proteins encoded in this region:
- the LOC139431007 gene encoding serine/threonine-protein kinase mTOR-like, translating into MFLLKGHEDLRQDERVIQIFGLVNTLLLKDPDTVRCNLTIQRYAVIPLSTNSGLIGWVPHCDTLHTLIKDYREKKKILLNIEHRIVLRMAPDYDHLTVIQKVEAFEQALEHTHGDDLARLLWLKSPSSEVWFDRRTNCTRSLAVMSMVGYILGLGDRHPSNLMLDRLSGKILHIDFGDCFEVAMTREKFSEKIPFRLTRMLINAMEVTGIEGTYRRTCESVMSVLRRNKDSVMAVLEAFVYDPLLNWRLVDTGRLNRSNTNDVGSISTGFSQEQDLVNSLSVNMNKIGLSSPEAMVDGSEPEVVKNKKAVAIVNRVKDKLTGNDFSIDETLTIEMQVDRLIQQATDNENLCQCYIGGCPFW